In Sphingopyxis sp. CCNWLW2, a single window of DNA contains:
- the rodA gene encoding rod shape-determining protein RodA, whose translation MIPVPPAIQRIPWKLIAILAGITGFGLLVLYSAAGGNWSPWALNQGVRFLVFLSVALVIGRFPIRIFEDFAYIAYIGILILLIAVELLGFVGGGSQRWLNLGFMNLQPSELMKVAIVIALARFYAQLPPGNTRTFTALWPAMVMIGLPAALVMLQPDLGTALAICIGGVVVMFVAGLPFWWFGSTAVAGLAALPVLFSFLHDYQQKRVLIFLDPESDPLGAGYHISQSKIAIGSGGIGGKGFLNGSQSHLDYLPEGHTDFIFATMAEEWGLIGGLALLFGFFLLLRWSTRVALKARTRFGQLTAAGLTMTIFFYIAINLMMVMGLAPVVGIPLPLFSYGGSSMLTIMTCVGIMLAIENDSKTGTRRFH comes from the coding sequence ATGATCCCCGTGCCACCCGCCATCCAACGCATCCCGTGGAAACTGATCGCGATCCTCGCGGGCATCACCGGTTTCGGCCTGCTCGTCCTCTATTCGGCCGCGGGCGGCAACTGGTCACCGTGGGCGCTCAACCAGGGCGTGCGCTTCCTCGTCTTCCTCAGTGTCGCGCTGGTGATCGGCCGCTTCCCGATCCGTATCTTCGAGGACTTCGCCTATATCGCCTATATCGGCATCCTGATCCTGCTGATCGCGGTCGAGCTGCTTGGCTTCGTCGGCGGGGGCAGCCAGCGTTGGCTCAACCTCGGTTTTATGAACCTCCAGCCGTCGGAATTGATGAAGGTCGCGATCGTCATCGCGCTGGCGCGCTTCTATGCGCAGCTTCCGCCCGGCAACACGCGGACCTTCACCGCGCTGTGGCCCGCGATGGTGATGATCGGCCTGCCGGCCGCGCTCGTCATGCTGCAACCCGACCTCGGCACCGCGCTCGCAATCTGCATCGGCGGGGTCGTGGTGATGTTCGTCGCCGGCCTGCCCTTCTGGTGGTTCGGCAGTACCGCGGTGGCGGGACTTGCGGCGTTGCCGGTCCTCTTCTCCTTCCTCCACGATTATCAGCAGAAACGCGTGCTGATCTTCCTTGATCCCGAAAGCGATCCGCTTGGCGCCGGCTATCATATCAGCCAGTCGAAGATCGCGATCGGATCGGGCGGCATCGGCGGCAAGGGCTTCCTCAACGGGTCGCAAAGCCACCTCGACTATCTGCCCGAAGGCCACACCGACTTCATCTTCGCGACGATGGCCGAGGAATGGGGGCTGATCGGCGGCCTCGCGCTACTGTTCGGCTTCTTCCTGCTGCTGCGCTGGTCGACGCGCGTCGCGCTCAAGGCACGGACGCGTTTCGGACAGCTCACCGCCGCCGGCCTCACGATGACGATCTTTTTCTATATCGCGATCAATCTGATGATGGTCATGGGTCTCGCCCCCGTCGTCGGCATTCCGCTACCGCTCTTTTCCTATGGCGGTTCGTCGATGCTGACGATTATGACGTGCGTCGGCATCATGCTCGCGATCGAAAACGACAGCAAAACGGGCACGCGCCGCTTTCATTGA